The DNA region aCACCACAGTCACAGGGAAGTGGACGTAGCGGGGGGTGGGGCTGGCCTCCTCCTCCGAGCTGTCCCCTGGGCCCCCGTGGCtgctccccactgcccctgcAGCCACAATCTCTTCCTGGAAGGGCTCGGTCCCCAGCAGGCTGGCCGCAAAGTCCAGGTCAGCAGCACTCAGTCCTGACACCACCTCCATGTCCTCAAAGTCTGGGCCCAGGTCTTCAGGGGGTGGTGGAGGAGATGGGGCCCGGCCAGGGGGAGCCAGCTCCCCTGAGGTAGGTGTGAGGGCTCTAACGACTGAGGTAGGAGGGGGCACCCTGAGCTGAGGAGAGGTTCTGAGAGGGGGAGAGGCCCGCCGCGATGGTGGCAGCCTGGAAGCCAGGGGGCTGGGACGACGGGAGCGTCTGGGGGGAGCTGGGAAGTCCGGGTCTCCCACCGTAGGGATGTGGTGGGTCAGAGAAGATGGACTTCCTGTAGGGGGAAGGGTCAGGGTCAGCCAGGAGCTCCTGcctcaccctgccccacccctctcccAGACACTCCCAGGTACTCaccaggggagggcaggggtccAAAGGAGACACCCCCCAAGGGCCTCCGGGATGGTGAGTAGTTGGGCACTTTGATTCGAGCCCCCGAGAAGGAgcggggggctggaggaggggcgcTGCTTGGATCCGGCCGAAGTGGGGGGTCCTGGCTCTCAACGGGTGAGTGGTGCTCAGGAGCTCTAGGGATAAGGGCACCTGTATCTGGTGGGGGGTCCACATGATCTGGGGGCTCTAAAGAGGCAAGAGAATGGCATCATGGATGGCAGGGGCTCTTTGTGAAAGCCTCCCCTCACATACCCTTCGTTCTTTTGAACCAACCGTACCTTCTCTGCCTGGCCCCTGAGCTGGGGACAAGGCGCATGGGTTCCCAGTCATCACCCAGGTCCCAAACCCCTCTGCGGCTTCTGCAAAACCTCCACACACACCTGGGTCAGAGTTCCTTTGTGACCCTTCCTCACCCATCCTTTGCCATCTCCCCACTTGCTGGCTGCCTACTGCCGATTCAGGCCCCACACACGGCCAGTCCTACCTGCTCTGCACATCCCTGCCACATCAAATGCATCCACCCCGTCCTGGCGCTTGCGGCTCCCCATTACCTGGCTCCACCCAATCTGTGCAAGCTGATCTCTGCTGCCTCCTCCCAACACTTCCTTGTTTCCAGCCAGGATGGCTgtaccctcctcccctctccaccctgtGTCATGCTCCAACCCAGAACAAACACCTTACCCACAAGCGCAATCCaaatctcctcctcctcccatttgGCCCACAAGGACCTCTCCTTCTACCTATCTCCAAGCCCATTCTTTGCTTCGTGCCATCCAGCGCTCAGCTACATCCCTCAGTGCTAGCACAGTTGGGAAGGTGCCAGTTTGGGAAATGAGCAGATTTaggcttgaatcctggctccaccactagGTCACTGTGGAGAGCTACTGCCCTCTTTGAGTTGTACAGAGGAGCTTATACCTTTCTCAAAGGGCTGTGGGGAGCATTACATGAGCACGCAGCCCCAAGTCAGGTGGCCATAAATGCTCCCTACATTTGTGCACAAGCAGGTAGCATGGCGCTCTCCCCTCAGCGTCCTGGGAGACGCTGCGCACAGCCCCCGCACACTATGCGCAGCCATTAAGTCATCTCAAGCTACTGCCATTACAACAAGTGGAACAATGGCAAGCATCCTGGGGTTTCCTTAGGGCACAAGGAGAATAAGGGTTGGTGGGTAACTGTTTGGGGAGGGCAGCACTcagggaagaaaatgaaggagTTCCCAGGCTGTACCTGAGGAAGGGGCGGGGCTGTGCACAATGGTCTGGTTCTCCTCTGCCGCCTCCAGGTGAACCGGCTCTTCCCTCGGCCCCCATGGCCGATACTCCAGAATTCGACACCGATACCAGCAGCGCCGCCGAGCATCTACTGTGCTCCAGTATAGACGGGAGCACCTGAGGGGTGGGCGTGTGGGACAGGAGGGTCAGGACAACTTAGGCAACAAGATCCAGTCCTGGagacccccccgccccaccaatGTCCCTTGGGCTGCTCACTGGTAGCCAATGGGGAAGAGCCGTCCCTCGCAGTCTGAGAGGTCAGACAGAGTGCCCAAGGAGTCGATTCGGATGGAGCCTATGGTGCAGAGGAGAGGTCAGGAGGGTGGGCCCAGGCAGGGTCAGGAAGACCAGGGTAGAGAGCAAGCTGCTTACCAATGAGCACATTGATGGCATCAGGTTCAAGCCCCGTCAAGAACTTCCGCTTGAAGTTGATACCCTCAAAGTCCACATAGACTCGGCGGAGAACATCAAAACCGTCAGGGGTCACGATCTCCTGGGAGGGGGGTGGCAAACGGGGTTGCTGGGTTGGTGGGGGGCGAGGGGGACGCGAGGGAAGGCTCTGGAGGCAGAGACTGGTCAGTCAGGGGCTTGACTAAAGGACTGGGGCAGGGGGTAAGGGAACAAGGAAGAGGCACTGAGAGGCAGCTGGGGCCAGGCCTGAGGGGCTACGGAGCTCCCTgagtggaagaggaagagagtgCAGTGGGGAGCTGTCTCCCCCAGGGTGCGGGCCAACCTTGCCATCCAGCAGGTCTGTGTGTTTCTGGCAGAAGACTTTCTTGTCATCCTGGAAGATGCAGTAGCTGGCCCGGGCACACATGAAGTGGAAGTTGCTGAGGCAGGAGGAAAGGCAGCAGCCCACCGTGGCTCCAGGCTTCAGGCAGAGCTCACAGCGctgtggggggaaggggatgcTAAAGGGGGAAGCCAGTGACCCGAGCCAGGGTCTCACACTCAGCATCACTGTCCTTGAGACTCTGCTTGGGCCCCTGACTAGCCCAGCACCTCACCAAGCAAAGGCACTCACCAAACATTACCTCTCCCCTAGCTGCATCCAGGGCCACGTACACATCAAAACCATTTCAGACTGTTTGAAACAGAAttgcagtaggaaaaaaaataacaagagctAAGGCTGAGCGTGGCATTTACCTTACCATCTTCCTCATGCTGTTCTAGCATGGAacctgtattatttcatttcatcttcacatctGCCCTCCGTGGTACATCTCTCTATCATCCTTCTTTCTGAGGGTGAGCTGGAGACGTTCTACAGTACCTGACTCAGGTTCGAAACTGGTAAGGGGGATTCTAACTCAGGCTACACCTCACCTCATAGGGATGTAATAAGAGCTAAGTGCCACACTGTATGGAAAGCATCCGGCACAGGTTTAATCAACAGGATTCAACAGACTAACTTTTAGTCTCCCAGGCTTCAGGCCCGTATTACGACCAGAGAGCACAAATAGGAAAAGAGCTGCTGTCACTGCAGCACCACAGTGCTGGGACAACCAAGATAGGTACCTAGGACCGGCAGTGGAAGGACAAGCTGTGGCAGAGACTAAACAAGCGCTGTCTCCGAGTGGAGGAGGGCCCTGAGGACTGCCCACCTCTCCAGGCCCATGCCCTCACCATCTGCCTCCCTCGAGCCACAGCAGCGTGCACGTTCTTGAGGGAGCCGTCGTTTTCTTCGAACACTTCGGCTGACCAGATGGCACAGTTGACGTGTGTCCACTCATTCTGCCCGATGTACAGAAGCCGCCCCGCctcctggggacagaggagggtggcaggaggggaggcCCCAGAGACCAGACCCCACAGCCTGGGCTTCATGCAGTAGCCCTCACCTTAGAGTCTGCATCCCCATATTTGAGGCACAGCGCACACTGACGGGGGTCCTCCAGGTGTGAGAAAGCAGCTGAATCCTTGCCCTGGAAAGCTGGAAGGGGTGTGGGAAGGAAGGTCCAAGAATGAGGACCTGGAGCCTCGCCCACCAACCAAGGGATCTGGCTTCCAGCCCCCACTTCCCAGTACCTGTTGAGGGGTCCCCTGGAGGCTGCCCAGATTCTGGGGTCTCTGGTTCCTGCTGCCTCCACTGAGCGTAGACATGGTCCAGGGAAGGGGGCAACACGGCATTGGGGAGGACTCCGCTGTGGACAGGCAGGGTCAGCCTCTGACACGCCTTTTAACGGGGGGTGGGGGCTGCACTGGGGCCCACCCACAGTATCAGCCTGAACATGCCATGACACTCTCTGTCCTCTCTCTATGTGGAATTTCTCTCAGTCTCCCAAACAAGCCAGGCTCTCTCATGCCACCTTTGGCCCACGAAACACTGTTCCTCATGCCCGAAATACTTTTCCTCCACTTCTCAGCTTGGATGTCACCTCTCCGGGAAGCCTCAGGCCCTAGGCTCCTAGGCAGGcgcctcctctgggctcccacagcccctgggTCTCCCCATCAGCGCCCTGACTGTCTGGGTCATCAGTGCCTGCCCACCCTCCCAAACATGGCTCGCCCACTGCTGTCCCCAACACCGCCTTGCATAAAGTAGAACCGAAGTGAGAGTTAACTACACAATCTGAGTCTCTGCTCGTCTAGAGCCACTAGGGACTCTCATGCTGGTTCCACCACCCTCCAGACCCTAAGCCTGCTCCTCGTCTCAGTCCAGCTTGACCCTGGACTCCTAGGTGCCCTTGCCTTTGCCCTCACTCCCTGGTTCCCCTCCTGCTACCCAGCCTTGCTCACTTGGGCAGCCGGGTACTCCGTCGCCAGTACTTGGGGTCGTGGGCGTCGAACCAGCCGAACGCAGACTCTAGCAGCTGGGGAGCAGGTTAACAGGATGAGAAGAATTGGCTTCCCCAGGAGAGCTGGCAGGGGCAGGGTCTGAAGGAcccactctctcctccccactaCCACGCTAGCTACCCTCCAGGCATCCCCCAAAGAGCTCACCTTCAGTAGGAGCCCCTTCGTCTGGCCTCCAGCCCGGCGCTCCGGCGTCTCTCCTTCTTCCGAGTGCCTCATCAGGATGCCCACCACATCCTCCATGAAGCTGTGCTGTAAGGGGGTTTGTCAGGACTCGAGCCTCGACCCCAACCCTCTCCTCCTGGCACCCACCTGTTCCTCTCAGTATCCCACTCACCACGGACTTGTAGTGGCCTTCCTCAAAGCGCTGGCTTACAGCGTGCAGATCACAGGGCCCTGGGTGCAGCTGCTTTCCATCCTGCCCACACTGCAAAGAGGGGAAGTCAGCAGGGCTCGTGCTGGGCCTAGGCCCACCCCGTCCTGCCACCTGGGGCCCCAGACCTGGGTGCACAGCAGCAGTGGGCCTGCCACCTTGGAGCTCAGCAGGCCCTGGAGCACCTGGCGCAGGCCCCCCTGCAGGGCCCCACTCAGGGCCTCTCGCCAGCGGGGGTGCGTGGCCCCAGCACACGGCCCACAGGTATACAGCACCGAGTCTGGCAGCCCCGAAAGGATCTCATAGTCTTCATCTAGAACAGACAgggtaggaaaggaaaaaatggtttAGGGAGATGTGAGGGCTCTCAGTAGCCCCCAGATCACCAAGAACATTGAGCCCTGTCCCCTGAGGGCCTGTGGTGGAAGGTAGAACAGGGATCCCCAAAGGACTGAGGCCAGCCCCCAGGTAATCCACCCACTCACCTGAGAGCCCCTCACACTTCGCGTGCACCCAGTGGTCACACTGGGCGCACTGCATCATCTTGCTCTCGTAGTCGTTGTCTTCATAGCAGCGTGTGCAGATCGGGCAGTAGTTTCCTGGAGcgagagggaggaagagacaaGTCAGAGGGGCTGGTGCCACTAGCTGCCGCTCAGAGTCCCTGCCCAGAGGCCAGCCATCCCGACTGCTGCATGAGCTGCCTCTGTCATGCCCCACTTGGGTCCCTACTGCTCCCCAAAAGCTGGCTGAGGATAAGGCTGCTTTTCTAACTCTGCAGCCCCAAGGCCTCACAAAGGAAAGAGCTTTGCTAAACATGCTGCCTGAGTAAATGAGGAAGCCCAGGTCTTCAAAGAGCTCAGTGGAGACTTGAGGTTCCAGGAGGTATCTCAGGGACCACCACAAGGGTGGGCTCCAGGCCCTCCACTCCCACTGCCCTCAGCGGGAGAGTACTCTGAGTGGAAGGAAAGGCTCCAAAGTTAGAAGAGAGTAGAAAGCCACTAGAGAAGAGTATCTGTTCCAACTGCTTGTCTAGGAACCTGGCCCACTCCCCGGTGGCCCCCGGGGCCCCGGTCCCCTGCCAGGTCCCCACCTTTCTCATAGAGCTGGGTGCACCTGGGGCAGAGGCTGTAATCTCCCGACCACTCGACGTCCCAGTTCTTGCCTGGAGTCGCCCCACAGCTCTTACAACGCACGCAGGCTGAGCAGATCTGGGAGGGCAGGGCGACATTAGGGGGAAAGCCAGACACCGGGCTGGAGCAGTGCGAAGGGGGGATGGGCAAAGAGGAGGCAGGAGACAGATAAGGAAGGATGGGTAAGAGGAGAAAAGGTGTGCAGGAgaggtgaagaggaggaggaagggagaagaaaagaagcaggGCAGGAGAGAAATGAAGTGGGGAGATCGGTAGAGTGAGACAGAAGAGGTTAGGCTAGAGCAGGAGGGGGCTGTGAGCTGGGGGCCATGGAATACATGAGCCCGTAAAACCATTACATACAAATTCTGCACATAAATCTTGTCTACGTGAAATTGTTGAAGAGGACGTGTGATGTTTATCAAACTCTCAGAAGGacctccacccttcccctcctcctgagAGCCCTGGCCTAGAGCAAGTCTGGGGGTGGTGTGCGGCATTAATCAGAACTCCAAAGTAAGGGGTGGGGGCCTCATCTCTCACCCAGTGGCGCCGTTTGCGCGTGGCCCGGGTTGGGTAGCTGGGCCCCAGGCAGGCTGGGTGGTAAGCATGGCGGCAGCGCTCGCACTCCAGGAGGTGCTGTTGGATGTTGGAGAAAGACAGCAATGGCAGAACCTACTGGCACAGGGACACCCCTTCTCTTTCATGCCTCCACTGCCATGGCCCTCGTGCCCAAACCTTGGATCCCCGGCCTTTGCGCCCACAGACATGGCAGAACTTGCAGCGGCGGCAGCACCAAGTGTCATGATGTTGGGGCAGGGGCCGCTCAGCCTCCTCCAGGCAGAATGGGTGGAAAGGGTCACAGCAGACTTGGCAGAACaccagctggggtggggagacGGAATGACGGGCAGAGTgtgaggccaggaggccagggaaTGTGACCCTGTGGAGAGGGCCCAAGAAACCAGACTTGGGGGGCTGTGAAAAAAGGCAGGGGTCCAACCTCATGCAGGCCTTtgctggcacacagcaagcacaCCATCGGTGGTCCCCCTGGCACAGAGGTGAGTACGCTCAGGCCGCCCATCAGCCACACGTTCTCCAGATCACAATCCTCCTGAGGGAAAAGAAGACAAGGGATCAGAGAGCAGCCAGGAACACAAGCCAGATCCAACCTTAAAGCCCTGGTTTCTCACTCATAATCAACAAGTTTCTTCCCACCGTAGTCCCCGCCACCCTCCCCTGCTCCGTGCCATACCTTAAAATCCACACGAACCCGGTGCACGCCATCAGGGGACTTTTGTTTTCCAGTCCAGCCATTGGGAAAAGAGACAAAAGGGCCAGGGGCCAAAGCATCCTAGGGAGGATGGTGGTGCTCAGAGTGCTGCCAGCCCCACCCTTTACCAACTTTTCTCCTCACCGCCCTCTCCTCCAGCCTACCCAACCCTACCTTTTGCCCAGATCCTACTTGGCCTTCCAGAAGGACAGGCCTGCTTCACCCCCTCAGGACCTGTCCTCTGGCGTGGACACACCACGGCACTCAAGTGAGCCTGTTACCCTGACTTGCCAGGAAGCTCCTTGGGATGGAGCCATGCCTTCCACAGGACTCGGGGTTCTTGGTGTGGGGCTATGCTGACCTTGTCCAGGCGCCTTCGGGCCTTGAGCTGCAACACAGGCTGCAGGGTGGGTTTGCGGGGCCGACTCTGCTCCTCTGGTTCTGGTACTGGCAGCTCTAGGCAAGACACGTGAGCGGTGAGGTTTCCCCCTCTTCTCTGCCCCATTCCCCCTCCTCTACAACCCCCAATTGTTACCTGGATCCCTAGGGCCTTCTTTAACTAGACAAGGTCCACTAGGATGACTTGGACCTTGTTCAGCAGGCTACTGAAAACCTCCTGCACCCTGCACCTGTCCTCCCTGTCCACTAAAACCACTCCCCTTCTCTACACTGAGACCGACAAAGCCCTGGGTCTGGGAGTCCTGACCCTTCCACACAAAAGACACAGAACTGACCGAAAGAGGAAGCAACAAACAATTCGCACCATTCTCTCGGGGGGTCCGACGCCGAGGAGCAGGGGGACCCCCGGGCTCTGAGTCATCCGAGTCCTCGAAGATATCATAGGAGGGTCGCTGTTTGACGCAGCGCCGGGCTGACTTGCGCTGCAGTAGGAGGGAGTCCTGCTCCTCGGGCCCCGGGGGGGCCACCACCTCCTCCCGGGGCCCCCCAGCTCCCGCCCCCCGGCGTGGGCCTGGAGGACCAGGGGAGGCCTCAGGAGATTCATCGGAATCCCAGGGCAACAGCGTCTTCACTATCGTCCGGCCTGTGGGAACAGGGGACTTAGTAGGATCTGAGCTCAGCCAGGGACATGGGACACTGGGATGGAGAAAAGCCAGAAAAAAGTGGGGCAGAAGCAAACAAGCACacgatggaaaagaaaagaaaggtggtGGACTGCAAAGATATGGGAAGGAGAGCAAAGAAGACATGGTTTCCTCCGTACCACGAATCTCAGTAAGATTGTGTAAAGAAGTGCTCCTCAAACCTCGTTACCTTTTTTGGCCAGCCGTTCCATCTTCCGAGCCTCTATCTTGTCACACTTCCGGTatctggggaggggagcagcacGTCACCAGGGTAGGGGACTGGTGGtctgggggaagagaggaagctCTCCACAAGGATGCCAATCCCACTGCTCTGCtggggcaggaggcctgggtAACTGACAACCATGGGTGGGAATGCAGGCTGCACCCCAGCTACTCACACACAGCACTGCTTCTTGGTGTTGGGGCCCCCAAACTTGGGCTTGTCCAGGCAGTTGACACAGGACCCACAGTCCTGCACACGCAGGCAGCCCCGACAGTGTCCACACCGTGCCATCCGCATCTTCTTGCCATGATGGGAGGGCAGTGAGCGCCGGGGTGCATGTGCCAGGGTTCCTCCAGACCCCGCAGGCTCTGAGTCTCCCCCAGGTCCTGCTGGCTCCACTTTGCCCCGCCGGGACCGAGATGGGACGCTCTCAGTCTCAGATGCTGACGACGTATCTAGTGCAGCGGAGAGGCCGGGATGGAGCCACAAAGCCACCAGGAGTTCTACCTCATTTCCCTAACCTCCCCTAGATCCCATTCAACTGGCCTTCTGGTCCCCACTTTCCCACAGTGCTCCCATTCCAGGTGCTCCCAACACTAAGTGCTAAGACCTAGCACTCCAACCCACTCGCCACCTGGCCCCAAGCACCCGACTCAGCTGCCATTCCCCCAGGTTCTTGATGCCTTCACTTGCCCCCAAACTTGACACAGCTGTCAAATTTCCCAACAAGCCCACCCCTACCCTCCGTGGCGAGGTCCTGCCGATCCCGGAGAGGGAGAGCACTGAGGCGGGGGACATCTTCGGGTACCATGGCCCGGGCCTGACCCAGGGCCACAGCAGCATGACGGCAGACATGTTTGATGCGGGGGCCTTGCACAGGGGACTCGGGGCCCTGGGGGGAGGAGAAAGCAGGAACACATGTGGAGCGCTGCCCCTTGTGGCCCCGCAACCAGCCTTCTTCAGAGGGCCTTCTTCCCACTCCATACCGACGGTCTCTCTCTCTTAGTTTCCATCGATTCATCTTCAGACTTGACAGAACCTCTGTCTGGGATCTGCTTGACAGCCCCCACGACCTCCTCCATCTGCCCTCCAGGGCTTGACTGGTGGGGGAATAAACAGGGTCAGAGGCTAGAGTGTGAGAAAAAATGGGGCCAGGAGACTAGCactggggagggatggggccaGGGAAGGAACACAGGAAGCTGGGGGACAGGGGAAGGACTGGCTCTGAAGGTTCCCTGCAATGCTGGAGGGTGTCTAGGGAGGGAACGAGGTTCAGGGGTTGCAGAGAATTGAGGCTGGGTGCAGGGGCCTGGCCCAAGTACCACGCTCACCGGCATCAAAGATGCCaccttctgctgctgctgctggtcgaTCTTGATTAGCTGCACCTTGGCTCTCTTGAGAAGGCTGAACATTTTCTCCTCCACACCAGACAGTGGTAAGGAACCCAGGCCTGCAGTCCGGGCCTTTTCCAGTGGTGGCGGCTGCTGCGGTGGCGGCGGCTGCAGCTGTAACTGCGGCTGTAGTTGTGACTGCTGTGGTGGTAGTGCTGGAGGCAGCAGCTGGGTGTGCAAGGCCTGTACAGGCTGCTGCAGCTGAGCCTGAGGCTGCTGCCCACTGCTTGGAGCTGGAGCCCCAGGAGGCGGCACCTCGGCCTTAACAGGAGTGGCGACCACAGGGGCGAATCGAGGCAAGCTGAGGTGGTTCGTGCGGCCCACTGCCCGTGGCTCAGGCTCAGCTGGAGAGTCATCGGCAGGAGGCGGCTCTGGCTCAGGGGCTTCAGGGGCCCCAAGAGGAGGAGTAGTAAGCACCGATTCGTAGATCTTCAGGTGGGCTTCGCTTGGGGTAAACTGAGGGGCCCGAAGGAGCAGGGGCCTCCGGGACGGAGTGACGGGTACAGGAAGCGGGGGTGGGGCCGGCggaggagcagggggaggagggggcagttcCCGGGTCAGTGAGGTCCAGCGAAATGTGGGTTCCCTTAGGATGGACCGTCTCTTCtcagggagtggggctggggtagGTGGAGGAGTTGGGGCACGCGGTGGAGACGGGGCTGGTGCTGGTTCCTGGGGGGCGAGTGGGGAGGTGGCAACAGGAGGCCGTAGAGTAGGTGAAACCTCCACCTTTGTGGGTTTGGGCGGGTCTTCATCCATAAATCGCCGGGGCGTCTTGATGACACGGGAAGAGCGGGCACTCACCACAGGCATAATAAACTGCCGGATGTTCTTCAGAAAGGTGGTACTTTTGGGGGCCACAGTGGGGCTGTCTTCCAGAGGGCCTCCTGTGGTGGTGCTGGGGACTGGAGTGGGAGGAGAGGTGCCCTCTGGCCCTGCCCGAGCAGCTTCCCGCTCTGCCCGCTGGCTGGGAGTCAGGGGAGGCCGGCCCCTCTTCCTGGAGCATGTAGCTGGGACCACGGGAGGAGGGGATTCTTCCTGCTCCTCTGGGGCAGGAGGCAGTGGAGGGGATGGTGGGGGCGGAGGAGACACTGGGGGTGGTGGAGGGCAAAGTGGGGATGGAGGAGATGTTGagcggggtgggagggaaggaggaggtggaggggctggaggagtcAGCGGTGGTGACGGCAGCtttgcctcttccttttcctcagcTAGCACCATCTCTTCCTCGGCTGCAGCTcgctcttccttctcttcctcctcctccttgtctttctcttctttctcctcctctccgtcctcctccagcttctgctCCTTCCTCCAGCAGGGGCCCTCTCCCTGTCCAGATCCAACTCTTCCTTGAGGGGCATCCTGCCAGCTTTCCTCATGTTGATCTTGACCCTGACCTGATTCAAGTCCCAAGGACAATTGTCCCATCTTCACTTTTTTGGCCTTTGAAACAAACTTGATCACGAGGGGGAGCCCGCCTCGGCCTCGGCCCCTGCCTCCACGGCCTCCTCGCCCAGACTGTCCTCCACGCTTGGGGGTCCCAGGTCCTGGGCCGGGCCCCTCCTTGCACTTCCAGCTGCCAGTTCGGTGTTTTACTGGAACAACAGGAGGTGGGGGCTCAGGTGTGGGGATTGTCACAGCTGCTTCTGCCACCACTACTGCTTGCTGCTTCTTCCTGCAAGGGCCTGCTGACCGTCCTGGGGGCCGCCCCCGAGACCGACGGGGGGTGGAGGACTCACATGCCCGGCTCCGGGGGGCTGGGGGTGCCTGGGCCCGCCGGAGAAGTTCAGTCAGTGCCTGCACCATCCGTTCTGTGCCCTCCTCACCCCGTTTCCGGGCAGGAGTCTTTGGGGGGGTAGGAGCCACATCTGCTAGGCGAGGAGGCGGAAGGGGGGTCGTCTTATGCTTGCGGCCCCGACCTCGGGGGGCTCGACCTAAAAGGAGAATAGGTGTGGGGAGATGGGTCAAGGTAGCCCTGCAGACTGAGGaagactccaggagggcagggactaaGTCTTGTCTGTTTCCCCGACAGCCCAGCCTAGCTTGAGCTTTGAACACAGAACACACTTGGTAACTGATGAAGACTCTAGTTGAGCAGGGAAGAGCTGACATGAAAAGCAAGAATAACATTCCTGTAAAGCTATAGAGGTAGAGTTTCCCCATCACTCACCTCGCTGGGATCGGAGCGCAGAGCGCAGGGAACTGGGGGCCACATCTTCATCTGAATGAAAACCCTGAAACTCCTGATTTAGGGGaccaggggtggaggggagaaacAGCAGTCAGTGCCAAAGCCCTCGTTTCATGTGAGACTCAGGTTCCGAGGAATATCCCCAGCTTCCCCCTTAACATATCCCTATTtacaaaagaactaaaaagactggaaagtgaggggaaaagaaaagatggtCTCCTCCTAGGGATGGAGGCAGAGGGTATTTTGAACCTGCACCCCCAGTTCCAGACCACACCAGCACAGCCATCAGTGGTTCACTGGTCCAAAGGGAACACAAGAGGGTCTCCTCAGATCAGGCAGTAGGCACTATCCTCAGATTCCCTCATCCTCCA from Balaenoptera musculus isolate JJ_BM4_2016_0621 chromosome 19, mBalMus1.pri.v3, whole genome shotgun sequence includes:
- the KMT2B gene encoding histone-lysine N-methyltransferase 2B isoform X1, giving the protein MAAAAGGGSCPGPGSARGRFPGRPRGSGGGGGRGGRGSGAERVRVALRRGGGAAGPGGAEPGEDTALLRLLGLRRGLRRLRRLWAGPRIQRGRGRGRGRGWGWGPSRDCLLEEESSDGESDDEEFQGFHSDEDVAPSSLRSALRSQRGRAPRGRGRKHKTTPLPPPRLADVAPTPPKTPARKRGEEGTERMVQALTELLRRAQAPPAPRSRACESSTPRRSRGRPPGRSAGPCRKKQQAVVVAEAAVTIPTPEPPPPVVPVKHRTGSWKCKEGPGPGPGTPKRGGQSGRGGRGGRGRGRGGLPLVIKFVSKAKKVKMGQLSLGLESGQGQDQHEESWQDAPQGRVGSGQGEGPCWRKEQKLEEDGEEEKEEKDKEEEEEKEERAAAEEEMVLAEEKEEAKLPSPPLTPPAPPPPPSLPPRSTSPPSPLCPPPPPVSPPPPPSPPLPPAPEEQEESPPPVVPATCSRKRGRPPLTPSQRAEREAARAGPEGTSPPTPVPSTTTGGPLEDSPTVAPKSTTFLKNIRQFIMPVVSARSSRVIKTPRRFMDEDPPKPTKVEVSPTLRPPVATSPLAPQEPAPAPSPPRAPTPPPTPAPLPEKRRSILREPTFRWTSLTRELPPPPPAPPPAPPPLPVPVTPSRRPLLLRAPQFTPSEAHLKIYESVLTTPPLGAPEAPEPEPPPADDSPAEPEPRAVGRTNHLSLPRFAPVVATPVKAEVPPPGAPAPSSGQQPQAQLQQPVQALHTQLLPPALPPQQSQLQPQLQLQPPPPQQPPPLEKARTAGLGSLPLSGVEEKMFSLLKRAKVQLIKIDQQQQQKVASLMPSSPGGQMEEVVGAVKQIPDRGSVKSEDESMETKRERPSGPESPVQGPRIKHVCRHAAVALGQARAMVPEDVPRLSALPLRDRQDLATEDTSSASETESVPSRSRRGKVEPAGPGGDSEPAGSGGTLAHAPRRSLPSHHGKKMRMARCGHCRGCLRVQDCGSCVNCLDKPKFGGPNTKKQCCVYRKCDKIEARKMERLAKKGRTIVKTLLPWDSDESPEASPGPPGPRRGAGAGGPREEVVAPPGPEEQDSLLLQRKSARRCVKQRPSYDIFEDSDDSEPGGPPAPRRRTPRENELPVPEPEEQSRPRKPTLQPVLQLKARRRLDKDALAPGPFVSFPNGWTGKQKSPDGVHRVRVDFKEDCDLENVWLMGGLSVLTSVPGGPPMVCLLCASKGLHELVFCQVCCDPFHPFCLEEAERPLPQHHDTWCCRRCKFCHVCGRKGRGSKHLLECERCRHAYHPACLGPSYPTRATRKRRHWICSACVRCKSCGATPGKNWDVEWSGDYSLCPRCTQLYEKGNYCPICTRCYEDNDYESKMMQCAQCDHWVHAKCEGLSDEDYEILSGLPDSVLYTCGPCAGATHPRWREALSGALQGGLRQVLQGLLSSKVAGPLLLCTQCGQDGKQLHPGPCDLHAVSQRFEEGHYKSVHSFMEDVVGILMRHSEEGETPERRAGGQTKGLLLKLLESAFGWFDAHDPKYWRRSTRLPNGVLPNAVLPPSLDHVYAQWRQQEPETPESGQPPGDPSTAFQGKDSAAFSHLEDPRQCALCLKYGDADSKEAGRLLYIGQNEWTHVNCAIWSAEVFEENDGSLKNVHAAVARGRQMRCELCLKPGATVGCCLSSCLSNFHFMCARASYCIFQDDKKVFCQKHTDLLDGKEIVTPDGFDVLRRVYVDFEGINFKRKFLTGLEPDAINVLIGSIRIDSLGTLSDLSDCEGRLFPIGYQCSRLYWSTVDARRRCWYRCRILEYRPWGPREEPVHLEAAEENQTIVHSPAPSSEPPDHVDPPPDTGALIPRAPEHHSPVESQDPPLRPDPSSAPPPAPRSFSGARIKVPNYSPSRRPLGGVSFGPLPSPGSPSSLTHHIPTVGDPDFPAPPRRSRRPSPLASRLPPSRRASPPLRTSPQLRVPPPTSVVRALTPTSGELAPPGRAPSPPPPPEDLGPDFEDMEVVSGLSAADLDFAASLLGTEPFQEEIVAAGAVGSSHGGPGDSSEEEASPTPRYVHFPVTVVSGPALAPGALPGAPRIEQLDGVDDGTDSEAEAVQQPRGQGTPPSGPGAGRAGVTGAAGDRARPPEDLPSEIVDFVLKNLGGPGEGGAGPREEPLPPAPPLANGSQPPQGLPPSPADPTRTFAWLPGAPGVRVLSLGPAPEPPKPATSKIILVNKLGQVFVKMAGEGEPVSPPVKQPPLPPPIPPTAPASWTLPPGPLLVWLPVVGVVRPAPPPPPPPLTLVLSSGPPSPPRQAIRVKRVSTFSGRSPPAPPPSKTPRLEEDGESSEDPPQGPGLCGSGFSRVRMKTPTVRGVLDLDDPGEPTWGESPRPLQDRSPLLPLPEGAPPRAPDGPPDLLLESQWHHYSGEASSSEEEPPSPEDKENQAPKRAGPHLRFEISSEDGFSVEAESLEGAWRILIEKVQEARGHARLRHLSFSGMSGARLLGIHHDAVIFLAEQLPGAQRCQHYKFRYHQQGEGQEEPPLNPHGAARAEVYLRKCTFDMFNFLASQHRVLPEGATCDEEEDEVQLRSTRRATSLELPMAMRFRHLKKTSKEAVGVYRSAIHGRGLFCKRNIDAGEMVIEYSGIVIRSVLTDKREKFYDGKGIGCYMFRMDDFDVVDATMHGNAARFINHSCEPNCFSRVIHVEGQKHIVIFALRRILRGEELTYDYKFPIEDASNKLPCNCGAKRCRRFLN